The window TCCACGCCTTTTTGCCGTTGGTGATTTAAAAGAAGGCTTGAATCAGGTGTCAATTGCCGTTGCAGATGGTACATTAGCTGCAACAGCCATCTGGCGAGATATTCGTAGGGCTGCACCACCTCGCCGTTGGGAAGAACATTTAATGACTGAAGTCGTTTGATTTGGAGCAGTATCGTGACCCGCACAGACACATCCACCATCCCTGAACTTCAATCTGAGGTTTCCCGTCTACGGGATGAACTCCAGATGCGCGACCAGCTTGTGCAGCAGCTTTCTCAAGAGCTATTCCGCCTTGTTAAGGGCAATGCAGCAACGTCGCCAACCCCAGAACTATCTGAGCGTCAGCAGGCTGAAATTCGAGCATTGCGCGACCAGCTTCAGGGCGTTGAGCAGCAGGTGACTTTTTATCAGGAGCAGCTTGCCTCCAAAGATAATGAAATCTACCAGCTCAGACAATCTGTTCAGGAGCTAACCGATCGCTCCCGTATGCTAGAACAAGTTGTACAAGAACTGCCGCGCGTTTACAAAGAGAAGTTTGAGCAGCGATTGATCCCGATTAAAGAAAAAGTGGCAATGATTCAGCGGGAAAATCGACAGCTTCATGCAGAGTTGCAGAGCGTCAGCTATCGTCTGGCGGTGAGAAGTCGTCGCGTTAGCCATCTGGATCTACCCAGCTTTCCCCGAATTGGCGGAAACCCAAATCCTATTCCAACGTTGAGTAATGTCTAGTGGGCGAAAAGCGAACAGTTCGATGGCAGCAGTGGGTTGGGCAAGCTCACTCCACAGAAACGGTTGACTGAACGAGGGGAAAGGCTTGTGCAGGTCATCATTGTGGTGGATGAGGATGGGGATTTGTCGTCTCCATCCAGTTTTATGGCGCAACAGGTTGCTGCACTCAGGCAGGCGAT of the Trichocoleus sp. genome contains:
- a CDS encoding Npun_F5560 family protein — translated: MTRTDTSTIPELQSEVSRLRDELQMRDQLVQQLSQELFRLVKGNAATSPTPELSERQQAEIRALRDQLQGVEQQVTFYQEQLASKDNEIYQLRQSVQELTDRSRMLEQVVQELPRVYKEKFEQRLIPIKEKVAMIQRENRQLHAELQSVSYRLAVRSRRVSHLDLPSFPRIGGNPNPIPTLSNV